The following proteins are encoded in a genomic region of Haloarcula marina:
- a CDS encoding nicotinate-nucleotide--dimethylbenzimidazole phosphoribosyltransferase produces MEQSPDGTRVVLVGGTTETARRDGISAAGADPELMNQTPGADAEVITYGRPVRADAVPVSPTGCPTPALVTRAVRELLGFETVVVDGGLADPTGAPTVSVGAGVGRDIAEQDPVPTAHGAFEAARQFGRALPADEVWLAETIPGGTTTALGVLRALGEDAMVSSSLPSNPTGQKERVVDEGLAASSLEPGDAAGDPKRAVRRMGDPVLATLAGMTVGAVESDTPVTLAGGTQQIAAAALVRHAGYEGRLGVATTAYVADDETATFRESAAALDLDVTVTDPGFEQSDHVGMERFVAGEAKEGAGMGGALALADRAGIPMADVRARFAAVYDRLLGEQVATDSTDASARDRP; encoded by the coding sequence ATGGAACAGTCGCCCGACGGAACGCGAGTCGTCCTCGTCGGGGGGACGACGGAGACGGCGCGGAGAGACGGTATCAGCGCGGCGGGCGCGGACCCAGAGTTGATGAATCAGACGCCCGGGGCCGACGCGGAGGTGATTACGTACGGGCGGCCGGTTCGGGCCGACGCGGTGCCGGTGAGTCCGACAGGGTGTCCGACCCCTGCGCTGGTGACCCGCGCGGTCAGGGAACTGCTCGGGTTCGAGACGGTGGTCGTCGACGGCGGCCTCGCGGACCCGACGGGTGCGCCGACGGTGTCGGTGGGCGCGGGCGTCGGCCGCGACATCGCCGAACAGGACCCCGTCCCGACGGCCCACGGCGCGTTCGAGGCGGCCCGGCAGTTCGGGCGCGCGCTCCCGGCCGACGAGGTGTGGCTGGCGGAGACGATTCCCGGTGGAACGACGACGGCGCTGGGCGTCTTGCGCGCCCTCGGCGAGGACGCGATGGTCTCCTCGTCGCTGCCGTCGAACCCGACGGGGCAGAAAGAGCGCGTCGTCGACGAGGGGTTGGCGGCCAGTTCGCTCGAACCGGGCGACGCGGCCGGAGACCCGAAGCGGGCGGTCCGGCGGATGGGCGACCCGGTGTTGGCGACGCTGGCGGGCATGACGGTGGGGGCCGTCGAATCAGATACGCCCGTGACGCTGGCGGGCGGGACCCAGCAGATTGCCGCCGCCGCGCTGGTCCGCCACGCTGGCTACGAGGGGCGACTGGGCGTGGCGACGACGGCCTACGTCGCCGACGACGAGACGGCCACGTTCCGGGAGAGCGCGGCCGCCTTGGACCTCGACGTGACCGTGACCGACCCCGGGTTCGAACAGAGCGACCACGTCGGGATGGAGCGCTTCGTGGCCGGTGAAGCCAAGGAAGGCGCGGGGATGGGTGGTGCCCTCGCGCTGGCCGACAGGGCGGGGATACCGATGGCCGACGTTCGCGCTCGCTTCGCGGCAGTGTACGACCGTCTGCTGGGCGAGCAGGTGGCAACAGACAGCACCGACGCATCGGCGCGTGACCGGCCGTGA
- a CDS encoding glutamate--cysteine ligase, with protein MDETGSPENFTRMGTLGIEEEFYVVDEYGRPTSGTDELVYESDPPELLAGRLDHELFKCVIETQTPLIEDPTDAREQLLAVREALADHADRNGFGIAAAGLHPLAKWRELEHAEKPRYRAQLDRIQYPQHRNTTAGLHVHVGVDDPDAAVWIANELRWHVPLMLALSANSPYWNGFDTGLQSARAKIFEALPNTGIPTAFEDYAAFEAYETRMVESGSIDDRGELWFDVRPHSGHGTVEVRAPDGQADPDRVLAFVEYVRALVEDYAARYEDGESGAAMRRELLDENKWRAIRHGQSAELLTRDGSGTAAVTDIAERECDRLGIDGLRTLVDAESGAAKQRRIRADEGVRSLCESLLLQY; from the coding sequence ATGGACGAGACGGGGTCTCCCGAGAACTTCACCCGGATGGGAACGTTGGGCATCGAAGAGGAGTTCTACGTCGTAGACGAGTACGGTCGGCCCACTTCGGGAACGGACGAACTCGTCTACGAGTCCGACCCGCCCGAACTGCTGGCGGGACGACTCGACCACGAACTGTTCAAGTGCGTCATCGAGACGCAGACGCCGCTCATCGAGGACCCGACCGACGCCCGCGAGCAGTTGCTCGCGGTGCGGGAAGCGCTCGCCGACCACGCCGACCGAAACGGGTTCGGCATCGCCGCCGCGGGCCTGCACCCGCTGGCGAAGTGGCGCGAACTCGAACACGCCGAGAAGCCGCGCTATCGGGCGCAACTCGACCGCATCCAGTACCCACAGCACCGCAACACGACGGCGGGCCTGCACGTCCACGTGGGCGTCGACGACCCGGACGCGGCGGTCTGGATCGCCAACGAACTCCGCTGGCACGTGCCGCTGATGCTCGCGCTGTCGGCGAACTCCCCGTACTGGAACGGCTTCGACACGGGCCTCCAGTCCGCTCGCGCGAAGATTTTCGAGGCGCTGCCGAACACCGGGATTCCCACGGCGTTCGAGGACTACGCCGCCTTCGAGGCCTACGAGACGCGGATGGTCGAGAGCGGGAGCATCGACGACCGGGGCGAACTCTGGTTCGACGTGCGGCCCCACTCGGGCCACGGCACCGTCGAGGTGCGCGCCCCCGACGGACAGGCCGACCCGGACCGCGTCCTCGCCTTCGTCGAGTACGTCCGCGCCCTCGTCGAGGACTACGCGGCCCGCTACGAGGACGGCGAATCGGGGGCGGCGATGCGCCGCGAACTCTTAGACGAGAACAAGTGGCGCGCGATACGCCACGGACAGTCTGCCGAACTGCTGACCCGCGACGGGAGCGGGACTGCCGCAGTGACCGACATCGCCGAACGGGAGTGCGACCGCTTGGGTATCGACGGCCTCAGAACGCTCGTCGACGCGGAGAGCGGGGCCGCGAAACAGCGACGTATTCGGGCCGACGAGGGCGTCCGCTCACTGTGTGAGTCGCTATTGTTGCAGTACTGA
- a CDS encoding DUF7385 family protein, protein MEDFDELVSSLTPREDNEAIKSYQNTTAVACPACEKPFDDMVVCKETFTSLNLDFEMDLCTTIHDDSVVLFTHK, encoded by the coding sequence ATGGAGGACTTCGACGAACTCGTCTCGTCGCTGACGCCACGCGAGGACAACGAGGCCATCAAGTCGTACCAGAACACCACCGCCGTCGCCTGTCCGGCCTGCGAAAAGCCGTTCGACGACATGGTCGTCTGCAAGGAGACGTTCACCTCGCTCAATCTCGACTTCGAGATGGACCTCTGTACGACCATCCACGACGACAGCGTCGTGCTGTTTACGCACAAGTAG
- a CDS encoding transcription initiation factor IIB family protein: protein MYRASDRVEQETWLAEIEAAAETLDLGTQARSHAVDLFLSTLPDEDRSKRASMAASVYVGALVAGEERSQTAVADATDVSRLTIQQRWKDLLESVGLEAPNW from the coding sequence ATGTATCGGGCCAGCGACCGGGTCGAACAGGAGACGTGGCTTGCGGAAATCGAGGCGGCCGCCGAGACGCTGGACCTCGGGACACAGGCCCGGTCGCACGCCGTCGACCTCTTTCTCTCGACACTCCCCGACGAGGACCGGTCGAAGCGCGCGTCGATGGCGGCGAGCGTTTACGTCGGCGCACTCGTCGCGGGCGAAGAGCGCTCGCAGACCGCCGTCGCCGACGCGACAGACGTGTCTCGGCTGACGATTCAGCAGCGGTGGAAAGACCTCTTAGAGAGCGTCGGTCTGGAAGCGCCGAACTGGTGA
- a CDS encoding phosphopantetheine adenylyltransferase, with product MKVALGGTFDPIHDGHRALFERAFELGDVTVGLTSDDLAPKTRQDNRYVQPYADRRAALADELERLGAQYDQSWEIRELSEPTGIATEAQFDALVVSPETETGGKRINEIRRDRGHDELEIVVVPHVYADDGDIISSTRIVNGEIDEHGNLTPEREGRGQPS from the coding sequence ATGAAGGTCGCGCTGGGGGGTACGTTCGACCCCATCCACGACGGGCACCGCGCGCTGTTCGAGCGCGCGTTCGAACTCGGCGATGTAACTGTCGGACTCACCAGTGACGACCTCGCGCCGAAGACCCGCCAGGACAACCGGTACGTCCAACCCTACGCCGACCGCCGGGCGGCCCTCGCCGACGAACTGGAACGCCTCGGCGCGCAGTACGACCAGTCCTGGGAGATACGCGAACTCTCCGAACCGACCGGCATCGCCACGGAGGCGCAGTTCGACGCCCTCGTCGTCTCGCCCGAGACGGAAACCGGCGGCAAACGCATCAACGAAATCCGGCGCGACCGCGGCCACGACGAACTGGAGATTGTCGTCGTCCCGCACGTCTACGCCGACGACGGCGACATCATCTCCTCGACGCGTATCGTCAACGGCGAAATCGACGAACACGGGAACCTCACGCCCGAGCGAGAAGGGCGCGGCCAGCCCTCGTAG
- a CDS encoding helix-turn-helix domain-containing protein has translation MSSDDDHYDDDLDENGDVRERLEQEADRAVEQFDEGIVDLLAWVLDTETRARIYVSLRQHPDSTSDEISEATGLYPSTVREALAALHDEGKVTRKKRESDGAGNNPYEYSAIPPSELVNNIVGDVQAELNTVFNLDDHLGGNDYTPSGDDGGEPVTISVEDADDDESDDEEE, from the coding sequence ATGTCTTCCGACGACGACCACTACGACGACGACCTCGACGAGAACGGAGACGTTCGGGAGCGCCTCGAACAGGAAGCCGACCGCGCGGTCGAACAGTTCGACGAGGGCATCGTCGACTTGCTCGCGTGGGTCCTCGACACGGAGACGCGTGCGCGCATCTACGTCAGCCTCCGCCAACACCCCGACAGCACCAGCGACGAGATTTCGGAGGCGACCGGCCTCTACCCGAGTACCGTACGCGAAGCCCTCGCGGCGCTCCACGACGAAGGGAAAGTCACGCGCAAGAAACGCGAGAGCGACGGCGCGGGCAACAACCCATACGAGTACAGCGCGATTCCGCCCAGCGAACTCGTCAACAACATCGTCGGCGACGTGCAGGCCGAACTGAACACCGTCTTCAACCTCGACGACCACCTCGGCGGCAACGACTACACCCCGTCGGGCGACGACGGCGGCGAACCGGTCACGATATCCGTCGAAGACGCCGACGACGACGAGAGCGACGACGAAGAGGAGTGA
- the dacZ gene encoding diadenylate cyclase DacZ: MNELRDLFEAVVADADAVFLFSPSASEFEQFEEADDPVVVVGPENNVEAESFVELPLDFTDLEGRVRFGIEGALEQGYTEEGDEVVCVSGFMGGTTNSVSRIETSDFSPSGVYDLFVNSRAEPGVVRDVFEVAIELGKKGQKGKPVGALFVVGDAGKVMNKSRPLSYNPFEKSHVHVGDPIVNVMLKEFSRLDGAFVISDAGKIVSAYRYLEPSAEGVDIPKGLGARHMAGGAITRDTNATAIVLSESDGLVRAFKGGELVLEIDPEEY, encoded by the coding sequence ATGAACGAGTTGCGCGACCTCTTCGAGGCCGTGGTCGCAGACGCCGACGCCGTATTCCTGTTCTCGCCGAGCGCGAGTGAGTTCGAACAGTTCGAAGAGGCCGACGACCCGGTAGTGGTGGTCGGCCCCGAGAACAACGTCGAGGCCGAGTCGTTCGTCGAACTCCCCCTCGACTTCACCGACTTGGAAGGACGGGTGCGGTTCGGCATCGAGGGCGCACTTGAACAGGGCTACACCGAGGAGGGCGACGAAGTCGTCTGCGTGAGCGGGTTCATGGGCGGGACGACGAACTCCGTCTCGCGCATCGAGACGAGCGACTTCTCGCCGTCGGGCGTCTACGACCTGTTCGTAAACTCCCGGGCGGAACCCGGCGTCGTCCGGGACGTCTTCGAGGTGGCTATCGAACTCGGGAAAAAGGGACAGAAGGGGAAACCGGTCGGCGCGCTCTTCGTCGTCGGCGACGCCGGGAAAGTGATGAACAAGTCCCGACCGCTCTCGTACAACCCCTTCGAGAAGTCTCACGTCCACGTCGGCGACCCAATCGTGAACGTGATGCTGAAGGAGTTCTCGCGACTCGACGGCGCGTTCGTCATCTCCGACGCCGGGAAAATCGTCTCGGCGTACCGGTACCTCGAACCGTCGGCGGAGGGGGTCGACATCCCGAAGGGACTCGGTGCCCGACACATGGCCGGTGGGGCCATCACCCGTGACACGAACGCGACGGCTATCGTCCTCTCGGAGAGCGACGGACTGGTTCGGGCGTTCAAAGGCGGGGAACTCGTCCTCGAAATCGACCCCGAGGAGTACTGA
- a CDS encoding cobyrinic acid a,c-diamide synthase: MKGVVLGGTASGVGKTVATLATLTALESAGYDPQPAKAGPDFIDPSHHEAVAGKPSRSLDPWLTGENGLRRTYWRGDGDVCVVEGMMGLYDGSAASTASVAEALALPVVLVVDASAGMESVGATALGFQQYAAEVGRDIDVVGVLAQQAHGGRHEDGIRDSLPDGLRYLGRVPPTEELEIPERHLGLLMGAEAPVDESALASAAEPIDAEGVVEVARTPPEAGPSEPPATATTVAVADDAAFCFTYPSTVERLREGGTVRPFSPLAGDSVPEADAVYLPGGYPELHAERLADSGTLDELASLAADGRPTYGECGGLMALAESLTTAEGATFSMAGVLPATVEMRDRYQALDHVELTATRTTPIADAGTRRRGHEFHYSSATVGSDARFAFETVRGEGIDGEHDGLTEYRTVGTYCHAHGASGAFDGLLSE; this comes from the coding sequence GTGAAGGGCGTCGTCCTCGGTGGGACGGCCTCGGGCGTCGGGAAGACGGTGGCGACGCTGGCGACGCTCACGGCGCTGGAGTCGGCGGGCTACGACCCGCAACCGGCGAAGGCCGGACCGGACTTCATCGACCCGAGCCATCACGAGGCGGTCGCGGGCAAGCCGTCTCGGTCGCTGGACCCGTGGCTGACTGGCGAGAACGGACTGCGGCGGACGTACTGGCGCGGCGACGGCGACGTGTGCGTCGTTGAGGGGATGATGGGGCTGTACGACGGGTCTGCCGCCTCGACGGCCAGCGTGGCCGAAGCACTGGCCCTCCCGGTCGTCCTCGTGGTCGACGCGAGCGCGGGGATGGAGAGCGTCGGCGCGACGGCGCTGGGGTTCCAACAGTACGCCGCGGAAGTCGGGCGAGACATCGACGTGGTGGGTGTCCTGGCCCAACAGGCCCACGGCGGCCGTCACGAGGACGGCATCCGCGACTCGCTGCCGGACGGCCTCCGGTATCTGGGCAGGGTCCCACCGACGGAGGAGTTGGAGATTCCGGAGCGTCACCTCGGTCTGCTGATGGGCGCGGAAGCGCCAGTCGACGAGAGCGCACTCGCATCGGCCGCCGAACCAATCGACGCCGAGGGCGTCGTGGAGGTGGCCCGCACGCCACCGGAAGCGGGGCCGAGCGAACCACCCGCGACGGCAACGACGGTGGCAGTCGCCGACGACGCGGCCTTCTGTTTCACCTATCCCAGTACGGTCGAGCGACTCCGTGAGGGCGGCACAGTGCGCCCGTTCTCGCCGCTGGCGGGAGATTCGGTTCCGGAGGCCGACGCCGTGTATCTGCCCGGCGGGTACCCGGAACTCCACGCTGAGCGTCTCGCGGATTCCGGAACCCTCGACGAACTCGCCTCACTGGCCGCCGACGGCCGCCCAACGTACGGCGAGTGCGGCGGCCTGATGGCGCTCGCGGAGTCCCTGACGACGGCCGAGGGCGCGACGTTCTCGATGGCAGGCGTCCTTCCGGCGACAGTCGAGATGCGCGACCGGTATCAGGCGCTCGACCACGTCGAACTGACGGCGACGCGGACGACGCCGATAGCGGACGCGGGGACGCGGCGGCGGGGCCACGAGTTTCACTACTCCTCGGCGACGGTCGGTAGCGACGCGCGGTTCGCCTTCGAGACGGTTCGGGGGGAGGGCATCGACGGCGAGCACGACGGTCTGACGGAGTACCGGACCGTCGGCACGTACTGCCACGCCCACGGGGCGAGCGGCGCGTTCGACGGCCTACTCTCGGAGTGA